From a region of the Actinopolymorpha singaporensis genome:
- a CDS encoding DUF4191 domain-containing protein, with the protein MAKRDETPENKQGRVAQVRAAYSITKEVQPRIGLMLAGIFLAVIVVFVAVGFVLKNPILWGVTGIPFAVLLTVIFFGRRVEKAAYSRLEGQLGAGANALSTLRKGWTVDPAVAVTRNQDVVHRVVGRPGIVLVAEGAPNRVGNLLANEKRKHARVAPDTPIYDVVVGDGEGQVPLRRLSGHVMKLPRNLRPAEVTEVLNRLKALSANRSQLPIPKGPLPRNAKLPPGASRPR; encoded by the coding sequence ATGGCCAAGCGCGACGAGACTCCCGAGAACAAACAAGGCCGTGTCGCCCAGGTCCGCGCCGCCTACTCGATCACGAAGGAAGTGCAGCCGCGGATCGGGCTGATGCTCGCCGGCATCTTCCTCGCCGTGATCGTGGTGTTCGTCGCCGTCGGTTTCGTGCTGAAGAACCCCATCCTGTGGGGTGTCACGGGCATTCCGTTCGCCGTACTGCTCACGGTGATCTTCTTCGGCCGGCGCGTGGAGAAGGCCGCCTACTCCCGCCTGGAGGGCCAGCTCGGCGCCGGGGCCAACGCCCTGTCCACCCTGCGCAAGGGCTGGACGGTCGACCCGGCGGTCGCGGTGACGCGCAACCAGGACGTCGTACACCGCGTGGTGGGCCGGCCGGGCATCGTGCTGGTCGCCGAGGGTGCGCCCAACCGGGTCGGCAACCTGCTCGCCAACGAGAAGCGCAAGCACGCCCGGGTCGCGCCCGACACGCCGATCTACGACGTCGTGGTCGGCGATGGTGAGGGTCAGGTGCCCCTGCGCAGGTTGTCCGGCCATGTCATGAAGCTCCCCCGCAACCTCCGCCCGGCCGAGGTCACCGAGGTGCTCAACCGGCTGAAGGCGCTGTCGGCCAACCGGAGCCAACTGCCGATCCCCAAGGGCCCGCTCCCCCGCAACGCGAAGCTTCCCCCGGGCGCGTCCCGCCCCCGGTAG
- the lipA gene encoding lipoyl synthase, giving the protein MTALAPDGRKLLRLEARNSQTPIEKKPEWIKTRARMGPEFTELRSLVKREGLHTVCQEAGCPNIYECWEDREATFLIGGDQCTRRCDFCQIDTGKPAALDRDEPRRVAESVRQMGLRYATITGVARDDLPDGGAWLYAETVRVIHELNPGTGVENLIPDFNGKPDLLREVFDSRPEVLAHNVETVPRIFKRIRPGFRYERSLEVLRQAREYGLVTKSNLILGMGEERHEISEAMRDLVDAGCELLTITQYLRPSVRHHPVERWVKPEEFVELSEEARGLGFAGVMSGPLVRSSYRAGRLYRQALESREQPASSS; this is encoded by the coding sequence GTGACTGCGCTGGCCCCCGACGGACGCAAGCTGCTGCGCCTCGAAGCGCGCAACAGCCAGACGCCGATCGAGAAGAAGCCCGAATGGATCAAGACCCGGGCCCGGATGGGCCCGGAGTTCACCGAGCTCCGCTCACTGGTCAAACGTGAGGGGCTGCACACGGTGTGTCAGGAGGCGGGCTGTCCCAACATCTACGAGTGCTGGGAGGACCGCGAGGCGACGTTCCTCATCGGCGGCGACCAGTGCACCCGGCGGTGCGACTTCTGCCAGATCGACACCGGCAAGCCGGCCGCCCTGGACCGTGACGAGCCGCGCCGGGTGGCCGAGAGCGTCCGCCAGATGGGCCTGCGCTACGCCACGATCACCGGCGTCGCCCGGGACGACCTGCCCGACGGCGGGGCGTGGCTGTACGCCGAGACGGTGCGGGTCATCCACGAGCTCAACCCCGGCACCGGGGTGGAAAACCTCATCCCGGACTTCAACGGCAAGCCCGACCTGCTGCGGGAGGTGTTCGACTCCCGGCCGGAGGTGCTGGCCCACAACGTCGAGACCGTGCCCCGGATCTTCAAGCGGATCCGTCCCGGTTTCCGGTACGAACGGTCGCTGGAGGTCCTCCGGCAGGCCAGGGAGTACGGCCTGGTCACGAAGTCCAACCTCATCCTCGGCATGGGCGAGGAACGCCACGAGATCAGCGAGGCCATGCGCGACCTGGTGGACGCGGGCTGCGAGCTGCTGACGATCACGCAGTACCTCCGCCCCTCCGTACGCCACCACCCGGTCGAGCGCTGGGTGAAGCCGGAGGAGTTCGTCGAGCTCTCCGAGGAGGCGCGTGGACTAGGCTTTGCGGGAGTGATGTCCGGACCGCTCGTCCGCTCCTCCTACCGCGCCGGCCGGCTCTACCGCCAGGCGCTGGAGTCCCGGGAGCAGCCGGCATCCTCCAGCTGA
- a CDS encoding DUF84 family protein — protein sequence MCVVIASGNPVKRRATLEAVKVALGEDEVDSVTVDVASGVAHQPVGDEETLRGARNRAEAARQERPNANLWVGVEGGVVERDGALDCMAWIVVLGRREPDGPVVRGESRTATFTLPAEIADRIRAGVELGTATDEVMGGTDTKSTTGTVGPLTGGVIDRVAFYAHALVLAMVPFRNVDLTFPSAEPVLDGRPE from the coding sequence ATGTGTGTAGTCATCGCGTCGGGCAATCCGGTCAAGCGCCGCGCCACGCTCGAAGCAGTCAAGGTCGCCCTGGGTGAGGACGAGGTCGATTCCGTCACGGTCGACGTCGCCTCGGGAGTCGCTCACCAGCCGGTCGGCGACGAGGAGACCCTGCGCGGCGCCCGTAACCGCGCCGAGGCCGCCCGGCAGGAACGCCCGAACGCCAACCTGTGGGTCGGCGTCGAGGGCGGCGTGGTCGAACGCGACGGTGCCCTGGACTGCATGGCCTGGATCGTCGTCCTCGGCCGCCGTGAGCCGGACGGCCCGGTCGTCCGCGGCGAGAGCCGGACCGCGACCTTCACCCTGCCTGCGGAGATCGCCGACCGGATTCGCGCCGGCGTCGAGCTCGGCACCGCCACGGACGAGGTGATGGGTGGCACCGACACCAAGTCCACGACCGGAACGGTCGGCCCGCTCACCGGCGGTGTCATCGACCGGGTGGCGTTCTACGCCCACGCGCTGGTGCTGGCGATGGTGCCGTTCCGGAACGTCGACCTGACGTTCCCGTCGGCGGAGCCGGTCCTCGACGGGCGCCCGGAGTAG